The Calypte anna isolate BGI_N300 chromosome 3, bCalAnn1_v1.p, whole genome shotgun sequence genome segment aattctgctggatcccttcacagcctccttgctcttctctggacctgctccagcacctcaatctccttcctgaacttcctgaggggcccagaactggacacaggactcaagctgtggcctccccagagctgagcacaggggcagaatcccttccctggacctgctggccacgctgttcctgagccagcccaggatgccattggccttcttggccacctgggcacactgctggctcatggtcaccttcctgtcaataTGCCAATTCTGAGGTGAATTCTGACCTGACAAAGCTGTCACCACACCAGTTTCCACTCTCCTGGTGTCACATCAGCTGACAACAGACAGTGGCTCCTCACCACTCCATCCACTGCTCTTCCTTTCAGGAATGGGGATAAGACAGTGGTGTTCAGTGATGGCCAGAAGGAGATTCAGACTGCCCAGTTCAGGAGGAGGGAGTATCCTGATGGCACAGTGAAAACCCTGTACTGCAGTGGCAGACAAGGAACCAAATACTCCACGGGACGTTTGGATCAGAGATGAGGAGGGAAACATCATCCTGGACAAGAAGTGATTCCTCTTCCCAGAGCTCAAGGGGTTTTCCTGGCAGGTCAGACCTGTTAGGAAGTTTTAAGCCCTAAGAATGGACCTTTCTGGCTGAAATGGACTTTGTTTTGGAATAACCTCACCTGAATGAAATGTCTCTTGAATGCAACCGAAAGGAAATGCAGTCATGGCCTCTTTGTATTCAACACTCAAATAAATGCCACTGCTCCTCACCAAAGTGTCTGTTTCATGATAATTATCACACTTTCCTGTTTCTGCTAGTTACAAAAGTGAGTGCAGCCAAGGAGTGTGGCATCAGCACCTCAAACTTCTATGAGTTCCAGTTCCATGCTGCCTTATGCTGACTAAATCAAACCcatggatttattttcctcagttaACCATCAGATAAATGTGGAAATTATTAAtggtttctgtttggttgggttCTTTGAAGCAGAAGATCCCTGCATGCATCAGACCTTCTAATATACTAGAACCAGAGCAGGAGTTCAGTGAACAGTGACCCCTCTGGATGTCTCTTCCAGTGTAGTTTACTCAATAATTACATGATCATAATCTCAGAACTCTATCTTGGGCATCTGAAGACAAAGTTTAATGTTTATTCCATTCTGGTCATTGTTCTGGGTGAaacagccttttcttttccccccagcaGTCTCTCCACAGACCTCCTTTGTCTTGCTCTGTTTTACAATTAACCTCTCCCCACcactgtctttatttttccagaagtcAAAAACCTCTTTCTGGGCAGTGAATCTCTCCAGCTTCCAGGAGCTCACACTTCTTTGGATCACACTCAGTACCTCTGGGGATTAATCATTTATCAgatgctgctttcagctgcctccCCCATGCCTGCCTGTCCATCATCTGGCTTGAATTTTTCCAGAGCACTGAAGCATCTCCCCTGTTGAGTTCAGCTCATTACCTGCCACTGCCTGAGCAGACCAATTATCTCCCCATTCCCTTCAAACCCCTGGAGAAACAAACACACCCTCACACTGTGCtgcttcagccttttctcaCACCTaagtgcaaaataattttaagattaTGGAATTTCTTCTCCTCAGTTTCTTGTGGCTCAGGCTGTTGGCAAATCCCAACTCAAATTACAGAGAAGCTTTGGAGGAAACAGGTTGGGGACAGCAAGAAGTGTTGCTAACATTGATCACACACATGCTGCAGGTTATGGATTGAAGTGTCAGCTGCTGTGGCAACAAAActgcactgcttttcctttacCTCCTGTGTAACAAAGAAACTCACAGACCTGTGCTTCTCACTATTAAGGTACTGAATACATTTTATGTTCTGTAAAAGGAAGCCCTAATTAAAAGAACTCCAAGAGATCTACCTTTCCACTGAGAATTTCAGTTCCTCAAGCTGACTAAACCAAttatgttgctttttatttcccagtTAAGCATCATAAGTGAATGTGATTAATGGTTTCAGTTTGGCTGGGAAACTACTGATAATGTGATACCCATGTTGTGTAAAGGACACTGCTTTGATTCCCAGGTGTTCTTTTTAATAAAGGATCCCTTTCTCCAGCTCACTGCCAGGCTCTTTACAATGCAAAAACCAGTATCTGGAAATGAATGTCAAGAAGCTCACTGGGTCTTTCAAAATTATCAGAGCTTTGTGTCACTCATTTACCTGCACCTTTGTGAACTGAGTGCATGTACAGTGCTTCCCAGTGTGAAAGGACCTGGTTTTCAAGTCACAAAACTTAGTCCCTTAGTTAGGAAAGAAGCAAAGATCTTcgtgaaaaataataaacaaagcCTGGTATTTCTAAGGATGTTTTGAGAAATGCAATTCTCCATTTTTATTCTggtattactttaaaaaattagtactttcttttaaaaaataatccctcATGGCAATTGctaaattacagtttttaaattgtattgTTTGAGCTATCTCTCTAATACAATTTCAGTGCACATCCACCTCCTCTTCAAGCTGAAGTTAGTATGGTATCTCTACATAACCTACCACGAAGTTGCAGAGCCCacccttttctttgtcttctgcttttttgaTGGTAACTTTCTGCTCAATGAtttgtttatttcctttatgATGCTCTTTACATCtgttccatccctggaagcttgGAGTGCAGCTTCattgaaagggaaaataaggaCAAAACCTCCTACTCGGGGGATTGGCCTCTGGTCTTTATCAGAAAGGAAATAGGGGTGTGGAGTTAACTTGTAGCTGCTGAGATCAGGGGTAGGTAACCTGAGCTGGGCAGACATGTGTGGAGCTACAGGGAGCTGTTTCTTTTTAGCTTCAGGCCTTGCCTGGGAGGCTGTTCTTGGCGTGTTCATCCTCTCCCGCAGCTGGGAAGTCAGGGTCTTTTTTGGGTGggggctgctgcttttcttggtCCCAGCAGCCCCCTTGCACCCCGACCCTCTTGAAGGCTGAGGGGCAGGGTGTAGAGAAGGAGCAGAAATACATTTAACCACTTTTTGGCAAGTGAGCAAGGTCGGAGCCTCCCTGCTGACCCCCTTAGcagctctcctccagctctccGGCCTCCCACCAGCCTTTATCCCGGATGCTTGGTTCCTCCTGTAAGCATCACTCTGCTTGTAGTTCAGCAGCTCAACAACATCGTGGAGCAGTTTCCTTTTGACAGTGTCATCAGTGGAACAGTCCAAACGCAAGGCCGGGTTGTAGTTGACTTCCAAAAGCCAGGGCTTGAATTTGTCATCGATGAGGACGTCGAAACCGAAGAGCTCAAAGCAGTTGGGAGCCGCGGGCAAGGGGGTGACAGCCAGCAGGGTGAGGATCACAATGTGATGGATCTTCTGCCAGAGGAGCCTGTCATCCACCCCAAAAATCCGGAGGTAGGAACGGAATTTGCTGAAGGTCCACTTGCAGCCACAGCCAATCCCTTCTTTGTACTTCTTATAGGAAAGGCCGTACTTGTTGATGCTGGTGTTGGTGAGGTGGGCGTAGACGTTGTCCAGGGAATCCAGGTCAAACTTCTCAGTGGCAAACCTCACCAGTCCTTCCTCGTAGGTGTAAATGGTGAGGGGACAAAAGCTGGTGACACAGACGTAGAGGCGTAGGTCCAGTTTGTAGCCTGAAATGAGCAAGGGGTTGCTGATGTACTTCTGCACGATGACCGAGCAGTTGTATTTTAAGTCTTTAATGTCACGGAAAATGAGGATGCCCCTCCCACGGGAGAGATCCACAGGCTTGCAAATCCAGAAGCCAGGTCTTCCACCTACTGACTGCCTCTCCTTGCTGTATTCTGCTAGGAATTTGACATAGTCGTTGGGCATGATGAATGCCACGGGGCTGAATTCATAGAGAGATGATCCATATGCTCCTTTCATTCGTTTCAGATGCCTTGCCAAATAGTCCTTTCTGGTGATCCGGACAGCTTCTGGGTAATGGTTGAGTCTCTGCCATGGTTTCACACTGTGGTGGTCTGCCAGCTGGAAGGGTGAGTTCCTCCAGTACAGGTTCCAGTCGGCCTCATCTTGCTCCTTTTTATCAAACTCAGTCCAGCCCCGTTCCAGTAAAACCTCACGGACAACCGCGGGGGCATTTTCATGGAGACGGAACACCAAAGGCCTCAAGATATTCCTTGTTTCACAGTCATCTGCCATCATTTCCATCTTAGTAGCTGAAACAAAATACAATCAATAGTTGCCTCAAGGCTCTTGTAATTCTTGGATACTAAAAAATGAtctattttggctttttttccttgtaactGCCTTCAGCCCAATGGCTGAACTTTGTTTATAGGGAACAGGAGGGAAAACATAAGTAGATACTGAAGTGCAGTCATGATGGAAGAGGATTTACATAAAATACAACGAAGGGGAAAGCAGTCTTGCTGTGTTTCTTGCAGTCAGTACTTCTTTTCAGACCCCAGGAAGTTGGGAGTTGCTGCTGAGCTTGCACAACCCAACCTGGTGAAGTGTTTGTTATCTTTGCCTCCACTTCCCTTCCCAAGAGTTCTCTTTCCTGTCTGCTTATTAAACAGCACTGTCacatgacaaaataaaaatatatgtgtgtatatatataaaactaagCAAGTTTTATCGTAGCTGGTTCAAATCCCTGGGCAAGGATtaataaatgaggaaaaaagtgatGTAGTTGATGTCATCTCTACTAGGTAACCCTAAATTGAGCTGTTAGTGTCTGAACAATGAAGCctgttttggtggtttgttttttctcagctgtattAATGCAACAACTTTCATACCCCTGGAACAACTTTCATACCCCTGGCATTCAGGCAGCAGGAAATAGGCTCATCATGCCTAGATTTTATAAATGTCAAACTCCCTGATAATTATATGACAACTATAATgaaagtaaaacattttaaggAACAAACAACACCCACCTAAAGTTGTATCACACAAGCAGAAGCTCTTCAAGTGCAACATGGCACAGTGCTCTAGGATTAGATTGTTCTAAATGAGCAGGAATTTCACTCTGCACAAACATGTGCCCAGGTGAATGCCCATCTCTTCCTGAGCCTGCATTCCCTGAGGGCTCTGTGTTCAGCCCCTTCCTTAGTAACCTGGGAACCCACTTGGATGGCTGCAGACATCCTTGCaccctaaaaaataaataaatgttccGGCTGTCTCTGACCACACTCAGCTTGAACACTCACCTGCTGCTGGGACCTTGCTGCTGAGGAGAGCAGGGTGTTACCTCCTGGGATCTGCCCAGAATTCGAAATCCTAACAAAATGGACAAAATTGAAAGAAAGCCcaaaagagcttaaaaaaaaaaaaaaaaaaaaaaaaaaaaaaaaagttaaaaatcttttcccGTGAGTACCCTATAGTGGCATTTATAAATTGATCTGTCTTTATCTTGGGGATAAGGCAGGCTCAACATCACCTTCCCGCGCATCCCACCTCAGGCCCGGCGGGGTTCCCGCTCTCCCTCCCGTTACCTCATCCCGTCCCGGACACTGCCCCGCTCTCCCTCCCGTTACCTCAGCTCATCCCGGACACTGCCCCGCTCTCCCTCCCGTTACCTCAGCTCATCCCGGACACTGTCCCGCTCTCCCTCCCGTTACCTCAGCTCATCCCGGACACTGCCCCGCTCTCCCTCCCGTTACCTCATCCCGTCCCGGGCACTGCCCCGCTCTCCCTCCCGTTACCTCAGCTCATCCCGGACACTGTCCCGCTCTCCTCCCTCCCGTTACCTCATCCCGTCCCGGGCACTGCCCCGCTCTCCCTCCCGTTACCTCATCCCGTCCCGGGCACTGCCCCGCTCTCCCTCTGGTTATCTCAGCTCATCCCGGACACTGTCCCGCTCTCCTCCCTCCCGTTACCTCAGCTCATCCCGGGCACTGCCCCGCTCTCCCTCCGGTTACCTCACCCCGTTCCGGGCACTGCCCGCTCTCCCTCCCGTTACCTCACCCCGTTCCGGGCACTGCCCCGCTCTCCTCCCTCCGGTTACCTCATCCCGTTCCCGGCCAGCTCCGGGCACTGCCCGGCTCTCCCCCCGGGGCTCGGAGGAGGAGCCGGGAGCCGTTGCTTGGCGATGGGGAAGGGCAGGGCGGGCCCTCggttcctccctccctcccttagGTATAGGGGTGGCCGGCGAGCTAGCTCGGAGCTCCCCGGtgaggggaggaggtggtgtTGGTGGTAGCCGCCATAGGAGGACCCGCAGGAAGGGGAAAGGCTGTCGGCTGCCTCCTTGCCCTGGCTCACGGTAGCCCTGGGACCCCCAGAGGCCTCCTGGAGGCAGCCATCCCCCCCAGGGTGAGGGTGTCCTGGGGGCTGAGCCCGCCGTGTCTCCCAGCTCCTGTGTGAGCCCCTCCAGCTGCTTGCTCATGAGTTTAGGTGCCAGGTGAAAGCAATTCCTTAATTAACTTGTTTGAATTTGACTGtctgaggaggggggggggggggggggatgcgCTCAGGGGCTTCTCAGCACTTCACGTCCTCAGCAGAGATCCACCGTGGGTCCCCGAAGGTTCTGGAAGAAATGGGTCAGCATCCTTttgcctctcctcctgcttggCAGAGGTGGCCCTTCAGGTGTGATGGAATAACACACTTCCAAGAATTGggaaggacctctggagatcacccaGCTCAAGCTCTCCCACTGGAGCACCCGGAGCACATGGCAgaggactgcatccaggtgggcttgaagcatctccagagaaggggacatGAGCTGCACATGGGCGTCTGACTCTCTTCCTGGACCTCTGGAGAACCACCGCTCGAAATGAGGGCACTAAGGAACATAGGGCATCCATGAGACCCCCAGGTTCATTACCCATTGCCAGAGTTAGAGCTTGTGATGGTTTCAGGCAGAGGCATTCCAGTGCCTTTTCAAAAGAAGCTTTCGATGTGAAAAGCCATGAAGCCACACAGGTAAAATCTGGAGGGGAGTCCAGGGGCTTGGGGGCAAGAAATGTTAGACAGTAGAGTTGCATGCAAGGTACTGTTATTTAAAAGCCATAAcaatttggggatttttttttccctgtataaACTGTTTTATTGATTTCCATCATGCTGTCACACCATATGGTGCCTCATCCTCCTTTTATGGTTGATAATTGAGAAAAATTAGTTCCAAATGTTAGCTCCATGGCATGCAGCAACTTAACTAGGTatgaagttttatttccagGGGCAGTACTAATCTTGGAGATGAGCAGCATTTGTCTTCAATTTCTTTCATGGGATCTGAGTGTGGTGTCATTACCAGCAATGATCATGGTATCTGTTCAGTGCTTCCTCATCAAGATGCAGGGACACTGCCCTCTAATTGCACTCTGGCACTCCTCCTTGCAGTAAAGCCCCAAAAATCCCAATATGGAAACAATGTTGTGTGcataaaaccaaacagaagtTGAATTGAGATGAGGGAAATCTTGATAGGGGTCACTGCTTggaaaatatattgaaaaaaaaattggaaaacattgaaaaaaattggaaaaaaaaccccaaactgagacaagaaaaaatgggaaacaagaaaacccaaaggGAAAAGGTTCTGGGACAGAAGGATGACATGGGCAGAAACACAGTGTTCTGCTGACCTGAGGTAGGTTGGTGGGCTCAGGAGTTGGCAGGTTTTGTGGTGTTCTGATACCAACTGTAAACGTACAGTTTATAACTTGATATTACCTGCAGCCAGGGTGAAAGAATGTGGGATAAGAACAATCTTTACAAACAGGGGCTCCATGACATGATGTGTGCTGTCTGCAGtcagctgagcagccccagtgGTGCTGCTTGTGGTCTTCCAGGTGTGATGGTGAAGCTGTGGTACTCAGTCTGATCCACTGATACAGAGACGTGAGGACTTCAAGCGTCTTGGTGACATttattaagaattaaaaaaaaaaaatgaaaacatttagtTCTTCCCCTGTGTGGAAGGGTGAAGGCAAATGAAGAGACatcaaaacagattttactCCTGAGACGTGCATTTTTCTGGCCTTAAACTCGTGCCTTTAGGCTCTTTTGCCTTCATCTTTCTCCCCTTCTTGGCTTACATGTGTGTATCCTGGGTGAGGGGTcccacattttccttctcagcagcagcagcaggaggtgccCTGGGGGAGCTCCTCTCTTCCAGGTGCTCAACCACTCCGTACATCACTGCTGCGAGGGCAAGGACAGCCAGCAAAATGTAGAGTTTGgtgtggacctgcagcctggggctgtAACCAAAGGCAATGACAAACCCCAGGGACTCCCACAGGCGGTAGTTGGCAAAGGCAGCCTCCTTGTGCTTCTCAAATAAAGCCCCATAGAGTCCtagaaggaaggagaggctCTGCTAGTGAAGGGGAAGTCTCAAACCGTGTGTTTCCTGCAAATAAATAGGCTTCGTGCACTGGTGTcagagcaagggaaaaaaacaggtttgTCTTAAAAGATTTTTGCACTCCTGGACTGCTGGGGAATCATTTGGGTCGAGGTTTGTAAGTTTTCCAGGCTGAGTCTTACCCTTCCTAAGGATAACAAGGATATTAATCCAGACTGCTTCCTATCCTCAGCCCCAACAGAACTTTATTTTACTGTAGTCTACCCAATAACTCTGTGCTACACAATTGTTATACCCCAAGTGCAGTTATTGCCCTAGTAACAATAGCATCTCTGTCCTGGTTAGATAAGGGAGGGCACCACAGAGTATGAAATGAAGCAGCTTTCACTGGAATAAGTGAGGAGTGTCCACACACATCCACAGACATGTTGGGAACCTTGCAGAAGATGAAGTGACTCACCTACTGTGAGCCTGTAGGTCCTCTAGGGGGAACTCCAATATTAACTatccacagcagagcagagtgggTATTTACCATTACCAAAAAGCCTTAAATTTGCAGCAGAAAGCCCCGGGGTTTGTAGAGTGGTTAAGCTGCTGAGGCCCCAGCAGCAGTCATTGCCAGAGGAAGGACCACACACCTCGGGCTCTAGGGCTGCTTCAGAGGTTTTATCTCACCTCATAACCTTTGGAGCTGGGAATTTCTCATGTGATGCTTATTGGTATGAGGCTGATGAAGGGGAGAAGAGATTTAGTCCTAAATGGGTCTGTCAAGCTGGAGATCCTGCTCATTATGGATTGATGTCACTGCACCTCTCTGTCAAGGTTTCATGGCATCTCTTGATGCTCCAGTGTGACAATGTGACAAAGCAAACTGTATAATTTTATAACTGGGAGCAGTGGAACAGCTGAAGGAAGTACaggtagaaaaataaatggtgcAAGCATAAGGACCACTTTTTCCTCAGCtagaaaaaaatggtgaaatttTCACAAGTATCCTGCAGGAATCTGGGGATGGAGGTGATCTGTTTGTTACAGTGCTGTGATGAAGGTCAGCCTTGTCACAGCACTGCACAAAACTTTGTCCATCCTCTGTGTCCCCTCTGGGATTTGGGAACTGCAGCCACTTCCCAGCCTTGTTCTCTGCCACTTGGGTCCTCTGTACTTAGCCCTTTGCCTTATGAGGGCACCAGGTGCCTCTCCATCAGGCATGCAGAGACCTTCCTGAGATGTCTTTCTCAAAAGACAACTCAAATTGTATTTAATGACTGAAAAGCAAGGAGccagtggtgtccagtgacaggagaaaaGTGAGTGGCACAGACTGAAGCACAGGAGGGTCCCTCTGAACACCATGGAACAACCTTTCCTGTAAGAAtgagccctggcacaggttgtccagagagggTGTGGAGTCTCATAAGCTGTTAGGACATGGTCCTTGGTTTGGGGCTCTGAGTGGCTCTGCTTGAGCAGGGGGGATGGACTGGGTGACTTCcagaggtcccctccaacctcAACCCTCCTGTGACtccaaaagaaattaagagtCTGAAAGtaagaaagagagaagcaggATGAAGGGCAGGTCCTTCAGCCCAGTGGGACATTAAGATCTGTCTCTCAAGAGTGTTGAGGAGCAGTCAGGAAGACTGTGGCTGAAGAAGCAGGAaatgaatcataaaatcataaaatggtttgggttggaagggactttcaAGATAATCaaaatccaacccccctgtatgggcagggacacctcctccccccagcctAGGCAGCACAATTAATTAACAGCTTTGCAGCAAATCCTCACTGGTGATCTCCTTTCACACACCTGAGTAATGAGAGCAATGATTTAAAACCCTACCAAAGGCTGAAGGCTGTGGGTTAGGATGAGAGAAGATGAAGGGTGTCTCTTGGcttgattttttctttaagatttat includes the following:
- the TTLL2 gene encoding probable tubulin polyglutamylase TTLL2 isoform X2, whose amino-acid sequence is MEMMADDCETRNILRPLVFRLHENAPAVVREVLLERGWTEFDKKEQDEADWNLYWRNSPFQLADHHSVKPWQRLNHYPEAVRITRKDYLARHLKRMKGAYGSSLYEFSPVAFIMPNDYVKFLAEYSKERQSVGGRPGFWICKPVDLSRGRGILIFRDIKDLKYNCSVIVQKYISNPLLISGYKLDLRLYVCVTSFCPLTIYTYEEGLVRFATEKFDLDSLDNVYAHLTNTSINKYGLSYKKYKEGIGCGCKWTFSKFRSYLRIFGVDDRLLWQKIHHIVILTLLAVTPLPAAPNCFELFGFDVLIDDKFKPWLLEVNYNPALRLDCSTDDTVKRKLLHDVVELLNYKQSDAYRRNQASGIKAGGRPESWRRAAKGVSREAPTLLTCQKVVKCISAPSLHPAPQPSRGSGCKGAAGTKKSSSPHPKKTLTSQLRERMNTPRTASQARPEAKKKQLPVAPHMSAQLRLPTPDLSSYKLTPHPYFLSDKDQRPIPRVGGFVLIFPFNEAALQASRDGTDVKSIIKEINKSLSRKLPSKKQKTKKRVGSATSW
- the TTLL2 gene encoding probable tubulin polyglutamylase TTLL2 isoform X1, producing MLHLKSFCLCDTTLATKMEMMADDCETRNILRPLVFRLHENAPAVVREVLLERGWTEFDKKEQDEADWNLYWRNSPFQLADHHSVKPWQRLNHYPEAVRITRKDYLARHLKRMKGAYGSSLYEFSPVAFIMPNDYVKFLAEYSKERQSVGGRPGFWICKPVDLSRGRGILIFRDIKDLKYNCSVIVQKYISNPLLISGYKLDLRLYVCVTSFCPLTIYTYEEGLVRFATEKFDLDSLDNVYAHLTNTSINKYGLSYKKYKEGIGCGCKWTFSKFRSYLRIFGVDDRLLWQKIHHIVILTLLAVTPLPAAPNCFELFGFDVLIDDKFKPWLLEVNYNPALRLDCSTDDTVKRKLLHDVVELLNYKQSDAYRRNQASGIKAGGRPESWRRAAKGVSREAPTLLTCQKVVKCISAPSLHPAPQPSRGSGCKGAAGTKKSSSPHPKKTLTSQLRERMNTPRTASQARPEAKKKQLPVAPHMSAQLRLPTPDLSSYKLTPHPYFLSDKDQRPIPRVGGFVLIFPFNEAALQASRDGTDVKSIIKEINKSLSRKLPSKKQKTKKRVGSATSW